The following DNA comes from Silurus meridionalis isolate SWU-2019-XX chromosome 14, ASM1480568v1, whole genome shotgun sequence.
aagaataaataaataaaagaaacgaAATCTGTGCGCTTTATTTACATTACCGCAGTAAGACTTTCTTTCATGTACGTAACAGTTGTGATTGATGAAAGATTtcagaatgttttttaaatgatattcatAGAATGCAGTATTATCAGTATCTATTGACTGTACATTGCTCATATAAGTCTTGGGCAGTGATTTGCCTTAATAgaaactgtaaatatttttacgCTAATGGGGAGACTGGggaaatgtattaaaagaacaacaaaaaatcaCATGCTATATCATACTATCAACTTATCACTGAAGCACTCACATTTACAATATGAAGTTAATGCAGATGATTATaaataggaaaaagaaaaaaaagaaatccttatAATCCATTAATGTCCTATTTTTACTTAGATATGACAATTTCATAAAACAGACCACGACATAATGTACACGTTTCTGTTCTTTTAGACTTTGGCCACTGGTGGGTTGTGACTTGAGCCTTATGATTGAGAGACATAATCAGTTTGTCTTGTTTCCCATTTGTGCTGAGAACAGAGTGAAATGGCGAGTTTATTGCACCTGCAGCCATGGACTTGCTTCCAGTGTTAGAGCTCCAGCTTTCTGTTCAGCCTGCTAGTGTAGGGATTATAGCTGctgaaaaaacatttgttattCTGTTCTAGTGAGTGAGCCACTTAaaatagaggtgtgtgtatgtgcatatgtatataaaccgtgtgtgtgtgtgtatatatatatatatatatatatatatatatatatatatatatatatatatatatatatatatatatatatatatatatacatacatacatacatatacacacacacacagacacacacaaaatcggtcaatactttgttgaagcacctttggcgccaattacagcctcaagtctttgcgtttgatgctacaagcttggcacacctatctTTGGGCAGTtcctcccattcttctttgcagaaccacTCAAGCttcatcaggttggatggggagtgtCGATGTACTGCCATtgtcagatctctccagagtaGTCTGGGTTCTGGATGGGCCACTTAAGGACATTTATAGAGTCGTCCCATAGCTACTCCTTTGTTaccttggctgtgtgcttagggtcgctTTGTTcggttggaagatgaaccgtcacccaagtctgaggtccagagcactctggagcaggGTTTCATCAAgcatgtctctgtacattgctgcgtTCATCAttccctcaatcctgactagtctcccagtttttgctgctaaaaaaaCATCCCCATGGCATGGTGCTGCCACCACGATACTTTACTGTAGGCCaagtgatgagcagtgcctggtttcctccagatatGACTTGACATTCAGGCCAAAGTTCAATCTTTTGTTTCTTATGGTCttagagtccttcaggtgcctttttgGAGTGGCTTTTGTCTaagccactctaccatacaggcttgattggtggagtgctgcaaaaatggttgttcttctggaaggtgaCAATCGGGTTCTTAACCACTTCTCAGACTAAGGCTCCTCTACCCCGATCGGCGAGTTTGGCCTGGTGGCCCGCTTTAGGATGAGTcctggtgtttaaaaaaatcctccatttacagatgattttggccactgtgctcattggaaCGTTCAATCCTGCAGAAACTGTTCTGTACctttccccagatctgtgcctcgatacaatcctgtctcagaggtatacagacaattccttggacttcatttCTTGGTTTCTGCTCTAAACATGCCCTGTTAACTatgggaccttatatagacaggtgtgtgcttttccaaatcatgtccaatcaactgaaatTACCACatgtggactccaatcaagttgtagaaacatctcaaggatgatcagtgaaaacaggatgcacctaacctcaattttgagtgtcatggcaaaggctgtgaatatgtatgtatgtgatttatttatttattttattttatttttttaataaatctgcaaagatttcaaacaaacttctttcaggTTGTCATTAAGGTATGGTTTGTAGAATTTTcaggtaattaattaatttaatccattttgaaataagacgaacataatttaaatgtggaaaaagtgaatcaTTTCCAGAATAATCTCCAGATgcactgtgtatatgtatgtgtatatgtgtgtgtgtatatatgtgtgtgtgtatatatatatatatatatatatatatatatatatatatatatatatatatatatatatatatatatatatatatatacacatgagTTGTatgtacagtggggcaaaaaagtatttagtcagccaccaattgtgcaagttcgcCGACTTAAAAACATGAGAGAGGCCTGacattttcatcataggtacacttcaactatgaaaaaaaatccCGAAAATCTGTAGGCTACTCCAGGATCTTGAAATGCTTCTTCATTGcccgggcggtgtgtttgggatcattgtcatgctgaaagacccagccacgtttcatcatcaatgcccttgctgatggaaggaggtttcactcaaaatctcataatacatggccccattaaTTCTTTCCTACacacggatcagtcgtcctggttccttggcagaaaaacagccccaaaccatgatgtttccacccccatgcttcacagtaggtatggtgttctttggatgcaactcagcattctttctcctccaaacactacaagttgagtttttaccaagaagttctattttggtttcatctgaccatatgacattctcccaatcctcttctggatcacccgaatgctctctagcaaacttcataTGGGCccagacatgtactggcttaagcaggggacacgtctggcactgaggatttgagtccctggcggcatagtgtgttactgatggtagcctttgttactttggtcccagctctctgcaggtcattcactaggtcccccctTGTGGttttgggatttttgctcaccattcttgtgatcattttgaccccacaggttgagatcttgcgtggaccccagatcgagggagattatcagtggtcttgtatgtcttccattttctaataattgcttcttcacaccaagctgcttacctattgcagattcagtcttcccagtgtgcagcaggtctacaattttgtttctggtgtcctttgacagctctttggtcttggccacagtggagtttggagtctgccTGTTCTGAGGTTGTGGAccggtgtcttttatactgataacgaattcaaacaggtgccattaatacaggaaACAAGTGgcggacagaggagcctcttaaagaataagttacaggtctgtgagtgccagaaatcttgcttttttttttagatgaccaaatacttattttccaccataatttgcaaataaattcttcaaaaatcagacaatgtgattttcgggatttgtttttctcatttagtctcatagttaaagtgtacctatgatgaaaattacaggcctcatctttttaagtgggagaacttgcacaattggtggctaaatacttttttgccccactgtatgtaGAAAGTGGAAATTAGTTCTCACTTTATCAGCATCAGCCACATTACTTTGTTTAAGCACCTGAGGTCATTTATACACCTCATCGTATCTTTACTGGGCCGAGTGAATCCTGCCAACTAAATTACTTGTCTGCTTCATACTTTCAGAGGACAATTTGCTTTTCAAAGCAGGACAGTAATTGTAACAGGAAATCAGAATAATCTAGCAAGCTTTTAGACATGTGTAGTCAGACTGACTGCATGGTAAAATGTGCTTTATGTGGACACCAAGACCAGTCCCATGTGCATGTTAAAAATTCCATTGAAGATGTAATTTTCAGTTTTTAGGTTTATATTTCTCTACTTTTTTGGAATAGATTTTTCCAAAGATTTTAGTatgtggctgtggggatttgcaCAGTTATTCACAAGAGCATTAATGAGGTAGGGTGTCGGTGTTGGGCCTCACGTTCCAGCTCACTCAAAAATGTTCAGTGTGTTTTGTTGCTGTTCTTTGGCAACAACCTTCTTGGAGTTCACTTTGTGAACAAGGACATTGTaacgctggaacaggttgggAAGGATTCGTTCCAGTGTAAGGAAATCTTAATActacatacaaagacattctgaAATAGGGGTTTCTAAAGTGTGGGCTAGAACCAATTACAGCCTGTAATTACACTTACACAGACAAAAGGTTAACAGTAAGAAGGTGTGGCCTTCTAAGTGAATATGAAAAATTCATGAAAGAATACTGAAAGTAAGTTTGGCTGTAAATGATCATATATCCACAGCTagtatatgtttgtttttttgctaatttatcTGGTTTGGGGGCAATTTTCTTGCTGCAGTAAACATCTGGTGAGTTTTTCAGACTTTCTACATCTCAAATCGCaggtattatttgttttattatttagactTCATTCTGCAGTATATGAATGTTGctctttattatataataaaggaTATTGTATCATACTATAGACCAACCTTAAGTACCCTAAATTATAAACCTttagtaaaacattttactatATGGGTAATGGAAAATGATAATACTTGAGACATACTTTTAAACTTTAGAGCAGAGCAAACCTTTGAGTATTTCAAAACTACAAAATCCTACTTGAGATGAATTGAAAAGCATCACATATGGATGAATTTCTATCTTGTTTAAAACAGCAGACTTAATATCTTCTAAGCATGAATGCATTTGCTTCTAATGAACACGATGACAAAAGtcaatataaaactttttttttaaacaatgcctTAAATTCTTCATCATGAATTCTTACTGTGTAGCCAAATCCTGTTTTGATTTGCCATAGCGCTCTGTTAGTCTATGGGCTCGGGTTCAGCGTCCATGCAGGTCTCCCATGGGTTCCGTGGCATATGAGGCATGGAGATGATCAGCAGGCTGATCCCACTGAGGAACAAGAGGACGAAGGCGGCGCAGGCGCATTCAAAGGACCACGAGTAGTAGTACTCGATCCAGATGGTTTCATCGCTGTCAATCATGCGTTTGACAGATTGTCTCATGACCTCCACTGAAATGACTATGCAGAGACCTGAAAAGAGGTCATGTAGACATGAAGGAAGAGAGTGGTATCTTCGGTTTCCAGAATATTGATCAGTAAGCTTTGGATTGCATTAGATCTATGGTTCATTAACCTTCAAGGCCTTTATGACCTCTACACTGACACAAAAATGAAAGATTGGCTTGGATTGTTGGACTTACCCACTGCTCTGCTCTTCTCCTATGCAAATGAGTAAAACTAGTACAGTAAGAGGTGTTCGCACTGATCTCACCTGCGAAGGCGAAGAACATGCCAGCCGGTCTTAGTAGGTAGTCTCCGCTCTTTCCAAAGGAACCTAGGAGACACAGACTGCCCAGTGTCATGAAGGCCAGGCTGAAGATGGCTATGGCAGCAGCTGAGATGTTGTACTCTAATGGGGAATAACAGTGCAAGCAGTATTACCTGAAAGGAAATTTGCCCAGAACTCATTCATGTGACAGTTTAATGACAAACCACAGCAATGCTGATGGTGCACATTAtgaacacattaaataaaacatgtctTAATTAAACCATTCTATACTTTCTCAAATTTGTCTGGACAGTCCAAGCACCATTGTTCATGCACAGCTTTAGTTAGCACCTTAGATCACATCCTTACACCAATTCTGTCCTCCAGAGCATTGCTGCTTCTAATGcctcattaattattaataatctaCTGGAGTATTGATTGCTACACCAGCAATTGATGTTTCTGGAGTTGAcaggagtgtgtaaagtgtttgaCAATCAGACACATCTTGCATCAGTTGTGGTGACAGATTAAGATTAGCAGAGTCTAATGTTGACACATCTTTATGTATGCCCGCTCTAATGTTAAGCATTCATTCGGTGCTCAGCTGTTAGCTATCAGATCGCACGACTTCCTTTCCGATCTGCTTGAAAAATGTTGTCTAAAATGGAGGCCAAAAGGGTACGGTAGAGCTGAAGGGCAAGAGGTCACTTTCACAAATGAAAAAGAGCAGAATGTTAATGAAATGTTGATTACTTCATTTATTAGTAACCAATTTGTCCTCGTCAGGGACTTAGAAAAAGTGGGGGCATGGCAGGATTATATACAATGGATGGGATCACAGTACATGGCAGGGCATCACACATCCATTTATATTGCGTATTTTGGGAAACTGGATTCATTCATGGTTTGTGCAAATTACAGAAGGCTAAGAGGGTCAGACCCAggcctgattaaaaaaaaaaaggaaggttGGCAAAAACAAAATGGTATTATTAAAATGGCACATGTGACACTTACTCCACCTCAACAAAGGAAACAAATctgtgtactgtaaatgattCCTGTTCAGATTTGTAATCATGAAACAATTATAGTGCATTATGCACACAAACTTTagcttttaacatttttatgttctattgatAATAATCTTTGCAttacaacatttacattacatttttagtaacaaatacattttggtaAATCTCTGTGGTTAATACCTAAACACAAATCAGTTTGGTTACCAACTAACTAATGGCAGGGCATTTGGATGGGGTTTGTGAGCTGAacattcttattcattctttaatcgccacattatctgtgtacagctgctttgagacaatgtacattgtttaaagtgctatacaaatcattttttttttttattaaattaagtcGAGCTAAAAAACAGCATCAAACTATATGAGAAACATTCTCAAACTATCTTTTA
Coding sequences within:
- the cacng1b gene encoding voltage-dependent calcium channel gamma-1 subunit produces the protein MLKDKKTKVKITFLVIVVGISTMLAAVVTDHWAVLSPRVEKLNTTCEAAHFGLWRLCKKIIFIVEEDPQGKGCGPISLPGVKNCSYFKHFTSGEEAEVFEVKTQKEYNISAAAIAIFSLAFMTLGSLCLLGSFGKSGDYLLRPAGMFFAFAGLCIVISVEVMRQSVKRMIDSDETIWIEYYYSWSFECACAAFVLLFLSGISLLIISMPHMPRNPWETCMDAEPEPID